Proteins co-encoded in one Podospora pseudoanserina strain CBS 124.78 chromosome 7 map unlocalized CBS124.78p_7, whole genome shotgun sequence genomic window:
- a CDS encoding uncharacterized protein (EggNog:ENOG503P000) — protein MAELEETACAQETMERDRSYIFKDTFHIGDLEPRVQDRYKESMKLITGLQKYQSPHPRRHEEWTWFCIEILNCLNLKIYYDVYVRDPANLWPHRYILQDIVHAFMTMGLFFPNVEVTSIVQEHLGSREGQAFRNSKILDPEARRQVRPDARTRTSCAYRPRKFWAGWENKVYTGDDLYIDKFPFDWNMAIRPIIAKLYRAGMIGPACVEPRPDVVPGFATANTEQHRPDKLDLFITYSNTDEFVQGMPPSFIDY, from the exons ATGGCAGAACTCGAGGAAACGGCCTGTGCACAGGAGACCATGGAGCGAGATAGATCCTACA TCTTCAAGGATACGTTCCATATCGGTGACCTCGAACCCAGGGTACAAGATCGATACAAAGAGTCGATGAAGCTCATAACTGGTCTGCAGAAATACCaatcacctcatcctcgtcgccatgAAGAATGGACATGGTTCTGCATAGAGATCCTCAACTGTCTCAATTTGAAGATATACTACGATGTCTACGTACGAGATCCCGCCAACCTTTGGCCTCACCGCTACATTCTACAGGACATCGTACACGCATTCATGACCATGGGCTTGTTTTTCCCAAACGTAGAGGTAACGTCCATTGTACAAGAACACCTTGGATCCAGGGAGGGACAGGCTTTCAGGAACAGCAAGATCCTCGATCCAGAAGCTCGTCGTCAAGTGAGACCAGACGCGCGTACAAGAACCAGTTGTGCTTATCGGCCAAGGAAGTTCTGGGCTGGGTGGGAAAATAAAGTCTATACAGGAGATGACCTGTACATTGACAAATTCCCATTTGATTGGAACATGGCCATCCGGCCCATCATCGCAAAGC TTTACCGAGCCGGCATGATTGGACCCGCGTGCGTCGAGCCTCGCCCAGATGTGGTCCCTGGATTCGCGACAGCAAACACGGAGCAGCACCGGCCAGATAAGCTCGATCTCTTCATCACGTACAGCAACACGGACGAGTTTGTCCAAGGCATGCCCCCATCGTTCATCGACTACTGA
- a CDS encoding uncharacterized protein (EggNog:ENOG503PW0X; COG:S), giving the protein MNDFESNLPIPNREKNHGNALPEVYSCHHQSSMGAGQHPWRAKPDQKHYLEDDEGVVYRHDGSLPPRPHSTVQKKRQVLGLDLPIAILTFSLAFVTACLVVVAGLLGHKVIQLERTLPSVINTQVNTSTSHPQEQQQPLLPISASLTETIQVSVPGWSYFGCYYDNSDRVLSDYVQYDKENLTNQICADKCTDRIYQYFGTTNGRRCFCGSTADKLKRAPDWGCNAQCPGQKNVFEACGGPSFHISVWKKT; this is encoded by the exons ATGAACGAT TTCGAATCAAATCTCCCAATTCCAAACCGAGAAAAGAACCACGGGAATGCCCTCCCAGAGGTTTATAgctgccatcaccaaagcTCCATGGGTGCGGGTCAGCACCCATGGCGGGCGAAACCAGATCAAAAACATTACCTCGAAGATGACGAAGGCGTTGTTTACCGCCACGACGGCAGCTTACCACCGCGGCCACACTCGACAGTTCAGAAGAAGAGACAAGTCCTCGGTCTTGACCTCCCTATCGCCATCTTGAcattctccctcgccttcgtTACAGCCTGCTTGGTTGTAGTAGCCGGGCTGCTGGGGCACAAAGTAATTCAGTTAGAAAGAACGCTTCCATCAGTTATTAATACCCAAGTCAACACGAGCACCTCCCACCCacaagaacaacagcaaccacttCTGCCCATCTCCGCAAGTCTAACCGAAACGATTCAAGTTAGCGTCCCCGGCTGGTCCTACTTTGGTTGCTATTACGACAACTCTGATCGCGTCCTCTCGGACTATGTCCAGTACGACAAAGAAAACCTGACGAACCAGATCTGTGCAGATAAGTGCACAGATAGGATCTATCAATACTTTGGTACTACGAATGGAAGGCGGTGCTTCTGTGGGTCAACGGCCGACAAACTCAAGAGGGCGCCGGATTGGGGCTGCAACGCTCAATGTCCTGGTCAAAAAAATGTGTTTGAGGCTTGTGGGGGGCCGAGTTTCCATATTAGTGTTTGGAAGAAGACCTGA